The DNA segment ACGAACGACCAGGCGAGCATGGTGACCGGACCGGTGAGCATCCCCTTGACCGGCCGGTCGCTCAACGACTGGGCGTACGACGTCCAGCGGACCGTCATCGGCTCGGGGCGCGAGATGTCCCCGGCGAGGACCGGCGGACGCACGTACCGGGTGCCGTACGACTGCACCCAGCCGTGCTGCGTGGCGAGGTAGCCGGTCAGCTGCTCCGCGAAGTACTGCACCATGTCGTTGCGTTCGGGCTCGCCGTGCACCAGGACGTCGAGGCCGGTCTTCTCCTGGAAGGCGATGACCTCCCGGATCTCGGCCCGGACGCGCTCCTCGTAACGGGCCGTATCGATGCGGCCGGCCCGCAGGTCGGCGCGGGCCGTGCGCAACTCGCCGGTCTGCGGGAACGAGCCGATGGTCGTCGTCGGCAGCAGCGGCAGTCCGAGGTGGGCGCGCTGGGCGGCGGTCCGCTCGGCGTACGGCTGGGAGCGGCGGCCGTCCGCGTCCGTCACCGCCTTTGAACGGGCTCGTACGGCAGGGTTCCGGGTGATCGGGGAGGCCGTCCTGGAGGCCAGGGCGGCGCTGTTGGCGGAGAGCTCGGCGGTGACGCTGTCGGTGCCCAGGGTGAGTGCCCGGGCGAGGGTCACGATCTCCGTCGTCTTCTGCCGGGCGAAGGCGAGCCACCGCAGGACCTGTGGCTCGATGTCCCGCTCGACGGCGGCGTCCAGCGGGACGTGCAGCAGCGAACAGGAGGCGGCGACGTCGACGCGATCGGCCAGCCCGAGCAGCGTGCCGAGGGTGGCCAGTGACTGCCGCAGGTCGTTGATCCAGATGTTGCGTCCGTCCACGACACCGGCGACCAGGCGCTTGCCGGGCAGCCCGCCGACCGCGGCCAGCGCGTCCAGGTTCGCGGCGGCGGACCCCGTGAAGTCGAGCGCCAGGCCCTCGACGGGGGCGTGGGCCAGGACCGGCAGCGCCTCGCCCAGCCGGTCGAAGTAGGAGGCGACGAGCAGCTTCGGCCGGTCGGTGAGCGCGCCGAGGCCGCGGTAGACGCGCGCGGCGGCGTCGAGCTCGGCCGGGGTGCGGTCCTGGACGAGGGCGGGTTCGTCCAGCTGCACCCACTCGGCCCCGGCGGCGCGCAGATCCGCGAGCACCTCCGCGTACACCGGCAGCAGCCGGTCCAGCAGGGTCAGCGGCTCGAAGCCGGCGGGCGCTCCGGGCGCGGGCTTGGCCAGCAGAAGGTAGGTGAGGGGGCCGACCAGCACGGGCCGGGCGGTGTGGCCCTGGGACAGCGCCTCCTTGACCTCCGCGACCTGCCGGGCGGAGTCGGCCGTGAAGACGGTGTCGGGGCCGAGTTCGGGGACCAGGTAGTGGTAGTTCGTGTCGAACCACTTGGTCATCTCCAGCGGCGCCACCTCCTGCGTGCCCCGCGCCATGGCGAAGTAGCCGTCCAGCGCGTCGGCCGCGACGGCTTCGCGGTGGCGCTCGGGGACGGCCCCGACCATGACCGTGGTGTCCAGGACGTGGTCGTACAACGAGAAGGCACCGGTGGGCACTTCCCCGATGCCGGCCTCGACGAGCTGCCGCCAGGTGTCACGCCGGAGTTCTGCGGCGGTCTGCCGGAGGGCGTCGGCGGTGACGCGGCCCTTCCAGTAGCCCTCGACGGCCTTCTTGAGTTCCCGGCTCTGTCCCTGGCGGGGGTAGCCGTACACGGTGGCCCGTGCTGCCGCGGCTGCGGACTTCGCTGTCACGGAGATCTCCTTCGCGAGATGAATCCCTGAAATCCCGGCGACGGGACGAGAACGCGAAGGGAAGGACGAACCGGACGGCCACGGCCCCGCGCGGCACTGGCACGCGGTCGCTCCGTCTGGTGTGTACGCCGACCCGCCCTCGAGGTCACCGGAATGTCCGCGCACGGAACGGTCCGCACGCGGGCAGTTGGCAGGTCTTCGGACTCGCGGGCACACCCTCCGTACTGGAGGACACCTACTGGCCGTCGCTTCCCGAGCCCGTCCGGGCCCAGTGCGTATGACGGCGGTCGTTCCCGCTCACCGCTGCGGGGCAGTCCCGGATTCCCACCGGGTTCCCTCTTGCGACACCCCGCCTGGCGGACGGGGCGAACCAGCTGCTGTGGCCACCATACGCGGTGGCGGCGGCAGAGGAGACCCGCCTTCCGGCATCCGGAAGGCGGCGAGGAGCGTGAGCCGGGGACCGTGGCGCCCCGGGAAACCGTTCCCCGGGGCGCCACAGTCGCGATCAGACGCCGAAGGCGGCGGGGTACTGGATGGTGCCCGCCGGGACCGGCCGGGTGTCGTCCAGAGCCATCGCCATCATGGCCTCGTCGGGTACGTCGAACGGGGCGCGGATGCCGAAGCCCGAGGCCGGCGTGAAGCCGAACCGGGGGTAGTAGTCGGCGTGCCCCAGCACGAGGACGAGGTTCTCCTCCACGGTGCGCGCGGCGGCGGCCAGGGCGGCGCGGATGGCCGCGGAGCCTGCACCGGTGCGCTGGAACGAGGGGAGAACCGCGCACGGCGCCAGGGCGAGGGCGGGCTCACCGTCGACGTGGCAGCGAGTGAGCAGCGCGTACCCGGCCGGGGTGCCGTCGGGTGCCGCGGCCACCATCGACAGGCCGTCGATCCACGCCTGCGGGTCGGCGCGCAGGGCGTCGACGATCGCGGCCTCGGCGGCGGTGGGGAAGGCGGCGAGGAGGATGTCACGGACGGCGGGAACGTCGTCGGTGGTTTCGGGGCGAGCGATCCAGGTGTTCATGATTCCGTTCTCGGAGAGGTCGTGGGTGTGTGGGGCGGGCGGCGCGCAGTCGGGTACGCCTATATGCGCGCAGGCCGGGGTGTTCGAAGCCGGCCCGGTCACGGCGAGGGCGGGGCACAGGCCCGCCCGGACGTCCGGGCGCGGCGGAAGAGGGATGGGGACAACGTAAAGACCCTTGAACAGGGACCCCGTCGAGCATGAAGCTCCGCCCCATGAGCCGACATGCTCGGGCAGGGGAAAGCGTCAGGTCAGACGGCGGTCCGGGAGGTGAGGACGGTCCGGCGTGCGCTGCGCAGGGCAGCGTCCTTCGCGGCAGACATCAACTCACCCCTCCTTCTGATCAGGCAGTCGACTCGAGCGTCACTGCGCTCCGAGATTAACACAGCGCGCCCGGCGCCCACTTGAGCCGCTGCCTTCGGGGACTGCGACAGGCACATGGACGCGGCCGGCGACGGAGGACAGGGCCGCCCGATGGCAGCCTCGTCCTCCGTCCCCGGCCGCGAGCGACGACGTCTAGAGCGCCGGCCCCCTGGTGCGCGGCCGACGCCGCCGCAGGGGGCCGTACGGTACCGGGATCACCCCGCCCCGAGTCCGGCCAGTTCCGCACGCAGCTTCGTGATCGCGTCCTCGGCGACCTCGTAGGCGCTCGGCACGCCCGGAACCGGCGCGTCGTCCTCGGGAATCCAGAACTTCCGCCGGGTCAGCCGCAAGGAGTTCAGGAACTCCGGGATGGCGTTGAAGACCTCGATGAGCAGCGGGCCCTCGTACACGGGCAGGACGGGATCGAGGAACTCGCGCCAGGGAATCCAGCTGTCCGCGACCTCGCCGCGGTCCGGCGGGGAGACCTGGACGTAGTGCAGGCGCCGCTGGTCGGCGGAGTCCTGGATGTCGCTGAGGTAGGCCGCCGGCCCGCTGCTGCCGAGGACGACGTGGGAGCTGTCGACGCACACGCCGATGTGCGTGCTGCTTACACCGGCGAGGAAGTCGAGGACATCGCGCACCATGTTCGGCGCCGGTGTCTCCCAGTGGTCGACGGGCTCGATGCCGACCTTGACGCCCTGGTCCGCCGCGTACGCGCCGAGCTCCTCGAAGAGCGGCCGCGCGATGTCGTACCGGGGCCGGAGCCAGTCCTGCAGGGCGTCGCTCCACAGCGTTTCGCCGTTGACGGTGGGGAACACGTTGTACGGGAACAGGACGGGGCCCGCCATGATGTCGCCGCCCAGGGCCGCCGTGATGTCCACGCGGGACTTGAGGTAGGCGAGGGCCGCCTCCCGTTCCCCGGCGTCCAGCGAGGTGGGGTTGTAGGCCGGCGTCGTGGCCACGTTGGTGGTCAGGCCCACGTCCGTCAGGCCGGCCGCGTCGAGGGCCTTCCTGAGCTGCTCGTAGCGGGGCACGTCCTCCTGGGGGTGGCCCGAGGGGTTCGGGAAGACGGGCATGTCGAAGCCGGTGTACCCGTAGCTCCGCAGCTTCTCCATGTGCCGGACGACGACCTCGGTGTACTGGGGATCGTCCGGGTGCAGGTTGACCGTGAACATGAAGAAGCTGAGGTAGATGTCGCGCGCCTTCATCGCTACCACCCCAGGGTTTCGGTGAGGTAGGCGCGGGCCATCTTGGCGTACTTCAGCGGGCACGCCTGCGCCGGGTCCTGTTCGGCCTCGACGACCAGCCAGCCCTCGAAGCCGGCATTCCCCAGCGTGGTGAGGATGGGCTTGAAGTCGATCATGCCTTCGGAGTCGCCGGGGACGGTGAAGACGCCCTGCAGGATTCCCTCCTCGAAGGACAGGTGGTCGCTCTTCACCTTCTCGGCCACCGACTGGCGGACGTTCTTGAGGTGGACGTGCTTGATCCGCTGCTTGTGCTTCTCCGCGGTCGTGAGCGGGTTGTCGCCCGCGAGCTGCAGATGCCCGGTGTCGAACAGCAGGTTCACATACTTCGGGTCGGTGTCCGTCATCAGCTTGTCGATGTCCGCGGCCGACTGCACACCCGTGCCCATGTGGTGGTGGTAGCAGAGCCGCATCCCGCTGTCCGCGGCCAGTTTGCCGATCTCGTTCAGCCCGCTGGTGAGAGGACCCCAGTCCGCTTCGGTGAAGTGGGGGCGGTGCGTGAACACCGGGATGGGCTGGAGGTGGGACGACTGTCCGAACTCCGCGACCACGATGTCGTGGCCGCCCACCTTCTTGAGGAACTCCAGCTGCCGCTTGAAGTTCTCGACGGTTCGGTCCCTCTCCCCGATGGTGAAGTAGGTGCTCACCCAGGGCTCGGACACCTGCAGGCCGCGCAGGTCGAGCGCTTCCTTGAGCGCGGTGGGGTCGTCCACCGGGTACTTGTGGCCGATGCTGCAGCCCTGGAATCCCGCGAGCGCCATCTCGCTCACACACTGTTCGAACGGGATGCCGATGTCGATCAGCGGAAAGTCGTCGTTCCACCACAGTGTCGGCGTCACGCCGAGCGATACCTTGTCGGGGCCCAGGTTCGGGACGGTGCCGGTCATTGCGTTTCCTTTGCTCAGAAGTTCTCGAACGTGGGCGGGGTGGCCCACGATCCGTAGCCCGGCGCCTTCGCGCCGGACGGGTGGGCGCCGATCGCCCGCCACAGCAGCCCCTCGGTGTAGGCGTCGGGGGAGACGACGAACAGGGGGATGCGTTCGTCGCCGGCCCGCGCGTACTGGCCCTCTGGCCGCCGCTCTCCGGAGGCGGCCGCCGGGGACAGGTCCGTCTCGGGTTGGCTGTCATCCGGTACGGCGGGCTTCGCCCCGCTCCGGCCGGGTGCCGTCCAGGCCGCCACGTCCATTCGCCCCGTGAGTTCCGGGCCGTACCAGACGCCGACGTACCAGAGTTTGATGATGCTTTTCACCAGGGGATCGGACGGGTCGGCAGCGATCGCCCTCTCGATCGCGTCCGGCCCTTCCTGATTCACGACCGCGTCGTAATATGCCTCCGCCTGGCCGGTCCCCCATAGGTCGAACTCGCTGAACCCGGTCATCGTCGCGGAGAACTTCACGAATGCGCGCAGTTCCTCGTCCGTGGTCGTTGCCTCTGTCATGCTGCTTCCTCCTTCGACGGCCTAGATCTCGAAAGTCGGACCGGCGTTCAATCCCGATTCCCCCGAGAGCGGGTTGCGGATGAGCCGGTTCATCGTGTCGCGGATGCGGAACATCTCCCAGACCGCCTTGAGCAGCAGATCGGGCCGGCCGTTGTAGGCCAGATTGATGTTCCTCAGAAAGGCGGCGTAGGACTGGTTGAATTCCTTGGCGGCCGTGTGGATTTCCGGGTCTCCCTCGAGATCCGCCAGCTTGACGTCCGGCTTCACCGGATAGACGGCAGTCCAGTCGACGTGCAGGTCCGGGCCGGAGGGCGCGCCCGGCTCGTCGCCCTTCTGGTAGAACTTTCCCTTTTCCAGTTGCTGGAACCTGTAGTAGTGGGCGATCTCGTCCTGGCTGTCGTAGATGCCGCCGTGCAGCCCCTCGCCCTGTTCCGCGACGAGGGTGAGCGCCGCCACTGCGGAGTCGCGCCCGGTCACCTCGATCACGTCGCCGCCGCCCGAGTAGAAGTACTCGGGGGTCACCTGGCGAGCGGGATCACCGGTGAAGATCGTCGTCCCCGCCGTCCGGGCCTGGTCCTCCAGGTAATTGATGCCCCGCATGATCTCCTCGTAGAACTCACCGATGCTCAGAAAGCGCTGGGTGGGTTCTCCGGGGACCAGGCCGAGGATCGTGCCGGACTGCTCGAATTCCGCCATCTTCTCCGAGGGGGGCGCCGCACCGTCGGACGTGAGTCCGAGCGCCGCCCAGTCCACCGGTACGAGCCGGCTCTCCTCGTCGGGCGCCTGCGCGGGCTTCTCGATCTTCAGGAAGGTGTCGAGAGCATCCGGCGAGAACGGCAGGAGATGCACCTGGAAGTAGTCCGGACCGCACGGCAAGTACGTCGGGTAGTCCGGTACGAATCCGGACTTGGTGAGGTCCGGTGTCCCGCCCACGGCGTTCAGGACGTTCGCGACCAGCGTGAGGTGCAGCATCTCCTCGACGGCCACGACCCTGATGACGTGCCAGGCGTCCGCGTTCCTGCCCGGCTGCAGCGAGTAGAGGGCGGTCAGATAGGGCGGGAGCGTCGCGTGCTCCAACTGAAGCCCCTTGTAGAGGTATTCGTGCAGCTCCTCAATGGTCTTGATCTTGGATTCCTGGGACGGGTCCGGCTCTGGAACGGACATGTTCCCCCAATCGTGGGCGGTGGCGGTGGGCATGCGGAGAGGCGGTCGCGGCCGGTGGTGTGTCCGGCCCGCAGGGGTGTGGGCCGGCTAGCCGCGGACGGTGGCCGGTGCCTTCGCGGCACGCAGATACCTGACGATGTGCGTCGAGCTGCGGTAGGCGAGCGCCGCCATGGTCAGGCTGATGTTGGACGTCCCGATCGAGGGCAGACTGCCGGGCCCGACGAGATACAGGTTGTCGTGGTCCCACGACTGCTGGGTGTGGTCGACCACCGAGGTCGTCGGGTCGGTGCCCATGATGTGGGTGCCCGCGAGGTGGTTGCCGCCGACGATGTTGTACCACTGTCCGTCGTGCTCGACGGCGCTGTAGCGGTCCTTGTCGTACGCGGTCATCTCCTCGGCGCCGAGCCTCTTGAAGATGTCGGACGCGAGCTTGCGGGCGTACGCGGCGCCCCGCATGGTGTACGGCGGGATCTTGAGGGAGACGACCGGTTTCAGGTTGCCGAGGGCATCCTTGTACCGCTCGTCCACGGTGACCGTGTTGCTCCTCTCGGGCAGCAGATCGATCATGAAGGCCAGCAGAAGCTGCCGGGAGATCCGGTTCCCGAGCGTCCGGCGCAACTCCTTCCCGTTCAGCCCCTGTTTGTCGACGAGTTCGACCAGGTCCGTGTAGGGCGAGCCGGTCGCCCACCCCCAGCCGTCGTTGTGGATGTCCACGCCGAATCCTGCCTGGGTGCCGCGGAAGCGCCCGCCGCGCAGATCGGTGATCCCGCTCGTGCAGGACGTGCCCCGCATCGTGCCGGCCGGCTCGGGCAGCAGACCCCAGGACAGCAGGTACGCGTGGTCCATCAGGTTGCAGCCGATCAGTTTGCTGCGGCTCATGCGCTGCATGTCGGAGGCCAGCATCAGCCGGGCGTTCTCGATGGCGTGCGCGCAGAGAACGTAGACGGTGCCCTTCACCGTGTACGTGTCGTAGCTTTCGGAGTCGAGCGAGTGGTAGTTCTTGATGGTGATCCCGGTCACCCGCCGGTCCTGCTCGTCGATCTCCACCTTGGAAGCGACGGCCTGCGTCACGATCGTGACGTTGCCCCTGCTGAGCGCCTTGGTGAGCGTCTTTCCCGCGTGGTACTTGGCCTGTACCGGGCAGATCGGCACACAGTTGGTGTTGCCCTGACAGCGCTCGCCCTCCTCCACCTGGCTCGTGCTCACCGCGCCGACCGGAACGAAGCCCTTGCCTCCGTCGTACGCGGCGTTCGGCACCCCGTTGCGGGCCTGCGGGAAACTCCGCACCCGGAGGGTGTAGTCGTCGTCCGCCAGGTTGACCCGCATCCCGTCCACACCCCGGGCGACCGTCTGGTCGAGGTAGGACGGCGGCATGCGGTGCATCGGGAACACGTATCCCTCGGGGAAGTGCATTCCCAGGTACGCCTGGTCCTCGACCTCGGCGGACACGCCCAACTCCGCCTCGGCCTGCCGGTAGTACGGCTCCAGGTCGTCATAGCTGAGCGGCCAGTTCAGCCCCTGGCCGTACTTGGTGCGCAGGTCGAAGTCCTCGGGGAGCATGCGCAGCGCCTTGCCCTCCCAGTGCATGGAGGTGCCGCCGAGGACGCGGGTGAAGGTGGTGTCCGAGCAGTACTTGTCCTCCTGCACCAGGTAGAAGTCGTCCCGTGGCGTGTCCGGACCCACCGGCATGGTGTCCGTGCTCCTGGGCATCCGGGCGTTCGGGTTGAACGGATACGGCGACTGGTTGTCCTTGACCACCGCGCCGTAGAACCGCGACAGATACGACTCGTACTCGGCGAGGTCCAGATCCTTGCCGGGGCCGGCTTCGACGATGAGCACCTTGTGGCCCGACTGGCTCAGTTGCTCGGCCACGATCGAACCCGCCATGCCGCCGCCGACGATGACGGCATCCCACTCCTCACTCGCGGCCTGGGCGGCACTGGTCTGCGTCGCGGCACCGGCCGGGAAGATCACCGGGTCTGCGTCGTCGTAGGACGTCATTGATTCCCCTTGTCGATTCTGGGGGTGGCCTCACCCCGATTACGGGCAGGAACAGCCCGGTGAAAAAAGTCCCACCAGCCGCCGGGGCGGATGGTGATCGAACGGCCGTCGAGGCCCGCCACTGCCGCTGTCCGAAGTGAGGAGAGCCGGCTCGGAATTCGATATCGAGCGGGCGAACCAGGAAGAGCCGGCAGGTCGATGCCCACCGATGAGCCGATGGGGAGCACGGGAAGGGCCTCGGCACGAGGTTTGCATATGACGCGGTCACCCACGCCACCGGAGCGGGCGTTTCGCAGGGAAACCCATCGATCGGGGGTAAACGACGAGTCGGAGTCAACTCACCGCATTGACAAGTCGGTTGAGCCTAAGAAATTTTGTCCCCCAGCGGCTTCGTGTGCTTGTCCATATTTCAGCCGTTGACGTTCCGACCCGCGCGGCCGAGGCCCGCACGATGGTGAGATGGGCGCATGCGACGTGAGGCGTGGAAAGTGGACCGGGGGCGGTACCCGGACGCGGTGACACCGTGGGAGCGGAGTGCGTGGCGCGAGGAAGCGCTCGGGTGGGCGGAGCGTGCGCTCGCCGCTCACGGGCTCCGCCCATCGGGCCCGCGCGAGGTGCGGCTGCGGCCGTGGTCCGTGTTGGTGCGGATGCCCGTCGAAGACCACGACGCCGTGTGGTTCAAGGCCAACCCGCCCGCGAGCGCCTTCGAGGCGGGACTCACCGAGGCGCTGGCCCGCTGGCTCCCGGAGCAGGTACTGAAGCCGCTGGCCGTGGCCGCCGACCGCGGCTGGTTCCTGCTTCCGGACGGTGGACCGCTCTTCAGGGACGTACTCGACGCCGGCACCGCCGGCCCCCGCAGCTGGGAGGACATGCTGCGCCAGTACGCGGACGTACAGCGCGCGTTGATCCCGTACACGGAGGAGATCGCGTCACTCGGCGTCCCCGACGCGCGTACGGCCGTGCTCCCCGAGGTCTTCGACAGGATCGTCGACGAGAACACGGCGCTGGGGCCCGGCGACCGTCAGGCACTGCGCGAGTCGCGTCCCCGGCTCGTGGACTGGTGCGCCGAGCTCGCGGGCGTGGGCATCGCCGACTCGCTCGACCACTCCGATCTGCACGACGGTCAGCTCTTCGCCCCGGCACCGGGCCGCTTCACCTTCTTCGACTGGGGCGACGCGGCGGTCACCCACCCCTTCTGCGGCCTGCTCGTGCCCGCCCGCCGAGCCCGCGAGGAGTACGGGCCCGAGGTGCTGCCGCGACTGCGCGACGCCTACCTGGAGCCGTGGACGGGGGCCGGGCGTACGGCCGCCGAACTGCGGCGCGCAGTCGGCCTGGCATGGCGGCTCGCCGCCATCGGCCGGGCCTGCGCCTGGGGCCGCCTCTTCCCGGGGGCCACCGGCGGCACCGGTGGTGGAGGGGGCGAGGAGAGCGCCGGCTGGCTGCGTGAACTCTTCACCGAGCCGCCGCTTTAGCGCCTGTCCGGCGGCCGGGACGAGCGGGCCCGCCCGGCCGCCGGGGGACCGGGTCAGGCGTGGCGGAGGCAGAGACTGCCCCACTGGAAACCGGCCCCGATTCCGGCCAGTACGTACGTGTCGCCCGGCAGCAGCGAGCCTTCGGCGACGGCCGTGTGGAGCGCGGTGAACAGGCCAGCCGAACCGGTGTTGCCGAGCCGGTCGATGGTGACGGTGGCGCGCTGCCGGGGGATGCCGAGCGTGGCCAGGGTCTCGGTGAGGATGTTCAGGTTCGCCTGGTGCAGGAAGAAGTGCCGGACCTCGTGGAGCGGCACCCCGGCCCGCTCGGCGGCGCGGGCGATGCTCTCCGGCAGGCGCGTCGTCGCCGCCTTCCACACCGCACGGCCGTCCATGGACAGGTAGTGGTCCCCGGCGGCGACGGTCGCCGCGCTGGCGGGCAGCTTGGAGCCCCCGGCGGGGATCTGGACGTCGTACGACAGCTGAGAGCCCAGGTCGTACGAGAGGAGGCCCGCTCCGGGGGTGTGCGACCGGGTGAGGACGACGGCCGCCGCGGCGTCGCCGAAGAAGACCCGGGTGGTGCGGTCGGCGGGATCGGTGATCCGGGACGCGCAGTCGGCCGCGAGGAGCAGGATCGTCCCGATCGACGGGTTCTGGAGCAGGTGCGCGGCGATGAGCATGGCCTGGATGCCGGAGGCGCACGCGGCCTGCGTGACGTCGAGGGACAGCGCGCGATGGGCCCCGAGGGCGTCCTTGACGATCAGCGCGGTGGAGACGAGCGGCTGGTCCCCGGTGTAGCTGGCGACGACGACCGCGTCCAGCCCTGCGGGGTCGACACCGGCGGCCTCCAGCGCGGGACGCGCGGCGGCGAGGCACATGTCGGAGGTCGCCAGGTCCGGAGCCAGCATGCGGCGCTCGCGGATGCCGGTACGGCTGGTGATCCACGCGTCGCTGGTGTCGAGCGTCCGGGTGAGGTCCTCGTTGGTGACGACCGTCGGCGGCAGATGCATCCCGGTCCCGGCGATCGCGAACGGCACGGACAGGCCGGCGCCCGTCTGATGGGACGGGGCGACGGCCCGGTCCAGGGCTACGGTCATGCCACGGCCCCCCGTTCGGACATGATCGCCGCATTCCGGGACATTCCCATATGCCGTGCCTTTCCTTAAAGGTTCGGAAAAAGAACCCGGGGGACGCCGGGCTCGTGGAATTCAAATGCCGCCGCATCGTCTCACGTCATTCGGAAGGGTGAGGTGCGGGTTAATCCGTGTGCGTGAGGAATTGATCGCCCGTTTGACGAACCGGGGATCAGGCTTCAGGTTTCGGGAAATCCGCGAGGGAATTCCGGCGGTGGTTTGCGGAGGGTCGGGACAGCGGCGAGAAGGGTCCGTGTGTACGAATGCCGCGGGGCGCGCAGGAGCGTTTCGGTGGGCGCGGTCTCCACGATGCGGCCATGCCGCATGACCGCCACGGCGTCCGACACATGGCAGACCGCCGGGAGGTTGTGGCCGATGAACAGCATGGACAGCCCGAGCCGCCGCTGCAGTTCGCGGATCGTGTTCAGCACGGACGCCTGCACCGACACATCGAG comes from the Streptomyces sp. NBC_00525 genome and includes:
- a CDS encoding sugar phosphate isomerase/epimerase family protein; translation: MKARDIYLSFFMFTVNLHPDDPQYTEVVVRHMEKLRSYGYTGFDMPVFPNPSGHPQEDVPRYEQLRKALDAAGLTDVGLTTNVATTPAYNPTSLDAGEREAALAYLKSRVDITAALGGDIMAGPVLFPYNVFPTVNGETLWSDALQDWLRPRYDIARPLFEELGAYAADQGVKVGIEPVDHWETPAPNMVRDVLDFLAGVSSTHIGVCVDSSHVVLGSSGPAAYLSDIQDSADQRRLHYVQVSPPDRGEVADSWIPWREFLDPVLPVYEGPLLIEVFNAIPEFLNSLRLTRRKFWIPEDDAPVPGVPSAYEVAEDAITKLRAELAGLGAG
- a CDS encoding GNAT family N-acetyltransferase — protein: MNTWIARPETTDDVPAVRDILLAAFPTAAEAAIVDALRADPQAWIDGLSMVAAAPDGTPAGYALLTRCHVDGEPALALAPCAVLPSFQRTGAGSAAIRAALAAAARTVEENLVLVLGHADYYPRFGFTPASGFGIRAPFDVPDEAMMAMALDDTRPVPAGTIQYPAAFGV
- a CDS encoding GMC family oxidoreductase, translating into MTSYDDADPVIFPAGAATQTSAAQAASEEWDAVIVGGGMAGSIVAEQLSQSGHKVLIVEAGPGKDLDLAEYESYLSRFYGAVVKDNQSPYPFNPNARMPRSTDTMPVGPDTPRDDFYLVQEDKYCSDTTFTRVLGGTSMHWEGKALRMLPEDFDLRTKYGQGLNWPLSYDDLEPYYRQAEAELGVSAEVEDQAYLGMHFPEGYVFPMHRMPPSYLDQTVARGVDGMRVNLADDDYTLRVRSFPQARNGVPNAAYDGGKGFVPVGAVSTSQVEEGERCQGNTNCVPICPVQAKYHAGKTLTKALSRGNVTIVTQAVASKVEIDEQDRRVTGITIKNYHSLDSESYDTYTVKGTVYVLCAHAIENARLMLASDMQRMSRSKLIGCNLMDHAYLLSWGLLPEPAGTMRGTSCTSGITDLRGGRFRGTQAGFGVDIHNDGWGWATGSPYTDLVELVDKQGLNGKELRRTLGNRISRQLLLAFMIDLLPERSNTVTVDERYKDALGNLKPVVSLKIPPYTMRGAAYARKLASDIFKRLGAEEMTAYDKDRYSAVEHDGQWYNIVGGNHLAGTHIMGTDPTTSVVDHTQQSWDHDNLYLVGPGSLPSIGTSNISLTMAALAYRSSTHIVRYLRAAKAPATVRG
- a CDS encoding 3-oxoacyl-ACP synthase III family protein, whose translation is MTVALDRAVAPSHQTGAGLSVPFAIAGTGMHLPPTVVTNEDLTRTLDTSDAWITSRTGIRERRMLAPDLATSDMCLAAARPALEAAGVDPAGLDAVVVASYTGDQPLVSTALIVKDALGAHRALSLDVTQAACASGIQAMLIAAHLLQNPSIGTILLLAADCASRITDPADRTTRVFFGDAAAAVVLTRSHTPGAGLLSYDLGSQLSYDVQIPAGGSKLPASAATVAAGDHYLSMDGRAVWKAATTRLPESIARAAERAGVPLHEVRHFFLHQANLNILTETLATLGIPRQRATVTIDRLGNTGSAGLFTALHTAVAEGSLLPGDTYVLAGIGAGFQWGSLCLRHA
- a CDS encoding ferritin-like domain-containing protein; this translates as MSVPEPDPSQESKIKTIEELHEYLYKGLQLEHATLPPYLTALYSLQPGRNADAWHVIRVVAVEEMLHLTLVANVLNAVGGTPDLTKSGFVPDYPTYLPCGPDYFQVHLLPFSPDALDTFLKIEKPAQAPDEESRLVPVDWAALGLTSDGAAPPSEKMAEFEQSGTILGLVPGEPTQRFLSIGEFYEEIMRGINYLEDQARTAGTTIFTGDPARQVTPEYFYSGGGDVIEVTGRDSAVAALTLVAEQGEGLHGGIYDSQDEIAHYYRFQQLEKGKFYQKGDEPGAPSGPDLHVDWTAVYPVKPDVKLADLEGDPEIHTAAKEFNQSYAAFLRNINLAYNGRPDLLLKAVWEMFRIRDTMNRLIRNPLSGESGLNAGPTFEI
- the iolE gene encoding myo-inosose-2 dehydratase, translated to MTGTVPNLGPDKVSLGVTPTLWWNDDFPLIDIGIPFEQCVSEMALAGFQGCSIGHKYPVDDPTALKEALDLRGLQVSEPWVSTYFTIGERDRTVENFKRQLEFLKKVGGHDIVVAEFGQSSHLQPIPVFTHRPHFTEADWGPLTSGLNEIGKLAADSGMRLCYHHHMGTGVQSAADIDKLMTDTDPKYVNLLFDTGHLQLAGDNPLTTAEKHKQRIKHVHLKNVRQSVAEKVKSDHLSFEEGILQGVFTVPGDSEGMIDFKPILTTLGNAGFEGWLVVEAEQDPAQACPLKYAKMARAYLTETLGW
- a CDS encoding aminoglycoside phosphotransferase family protein codes for the protein MRREAWKVDRGRYPDAVTPWERSAWREEALGWAERALAAHGLRPSGPREVRLRPWSVLVRMPVEDHDAVWFKANPPASAFEAGLTEALARWLPEQVLKPLAVAADRGWFLLPDGGPLFRDVLDAGTAGPRSWEDMLRQYADVQRALIPYTEEIASLGVPDARTAVLPEVFDRIVDENTALGPGDRQALRESRPRLVDWCAELAGVGIADSLDHSDLHDGQLFAPAPGRFTFFDWGDAAVTHPFCGLLVPARRAREEYGPEVLPRLRDAYLEPWTGAGRTAAELRRAVGLAWRLAAIGRACAWGRLFPGATGGTGGGGGEESAGWLRELFTEPPL
- the metE gene encoding 5-methyltetrahydropteroyltriglutamate--homocysteine S-methyltransferase, producing the protein MTAKSAAAAARATVYGYPRQGQSRELKKAVEGYWKGRVTADALRQTAAELRRDTWRQLVEAGIGEVPTGAFSLYDHVLDTTVMVGAVPERHREAVAADALDGYFAMARGTQEVAPLEMTKWFDTNYHYLVPELGPDTVFTADSARQVAEVKEALSQGHTARPVLVGPLTYLLLAKPAPGAPAGFEPLTLLDRLLPVYAEVLADLRAAGAEWVQLDEPALVQDRTPAELDAAARVYRGLGALTDRPKLLVASYFDRLGEALPVLAHAPVEGLALDFTGSAAANLDALAAVGGLPGKRLVAGVVDGRNIWINDLRQSLATLGTLLGLADRVDVAASCSLLHVPLDAAVERDIEPQVLRWLAFARQKTTEIVTLARALTLGTDSVTAELSANSAALASRTASPITRNPAVRARSKAVTDADGRRSQPYAERTAAQRAHLGLPLLPTTTIGSFPQTGELRTARADLRAGRIDTARYEERVRAEIREVIAFQEKTGLDVLVHGEPERNDMVQYFAEQLTGYLATQHGWVQSYGTRYVRPPVLAGDISRPEPMTVRWTSYAQSLSDRPVKGMLTGPVTMLAWSFVRDDQPLAETARQVALALRDEVNDLEASGTSVIQVDEPALRETLPLRAADRAAYLAWATEAFRLTTSGVRPDTQIHTHMCYAEFGDIVQAIDDLDADVISLEAARSHMQVARELAAHGYPREAGPGVYDIHSPRVPSPEEAATLLRTGLAAIPAERLWVNPDCGLKTRAWPETRTSLENLVAAARTVRAELHTS